TTTCTTCCGTTCACTTTTTTCATTACAAACTTACAACTTACTCGGGATAGTGTCCTGAATTCAGTTCTTACTGTTCAACAACAacacaacccagtataatcccactagtaaggtctgaggagggtaatgtgtacgcagacattacccctactctgggatagagaggctgtttccgatagaccctcggctccctccctccaagaactccccatcttgctcttggattgactcgaactcacaaccagtggagggtgcttaccactagagcaacccactcttgtctcaATTCTTACTGTTCAAATTTCTGAAATTCAATTCTGGTATGATAATTCAAAATATTATAGTATTTTGACTTGATAATACAGGTAGTTCAAGGTATCTAATATATGAAATTTATAAGAGAAAAATTACACAATTTTGCTTTTTGTTAGAAGTGGCTACATGATCTTCTTTTGATATTCGGTCAAGATCTCTGGTGAGTTTGACAAACATAATCCAAAAAATATATGATACTCTGATAGCCCGTTTTAACTTCTCATTATTTTGATTATTCTTCACTTTGGTCTGTTATGGGGGCAATGCACTTAGCGGAGTTTTCTCCTAATACATTGCATATAAAAATTAATGATAATATAATGATTAAAAAAAAACACCCCGTAAAAAATAACTTATACAGAAGaagattaattaattttaaaatttaaaggaAAATATGCCAAAACTTTTTTATAAGGAAGTAAAGTTGATTAAAACTATTTGAAAATATTTCAATAAAAAAACTTCCTTTTTCCATTAGTTTCCTATGCTTGAGTTCATTTTTCAGAATAGTTGTCGTGTGTGGAACAAGTAACAAATTTAttgcatacaatattgttcatCCTAACAAAAAGAAAGAGAGTTGTTACAAAAGCATAGACGTTACCAAACAAAACCGTGATaaggaaaaataataaaatccacATAAACTAAAATTATGGACTTGACACTTCTAATTTCTCATTCCTGATAGCCTCTTGGATTATTCGACTTCAATTCATGCAAGGAAAATATCTTTGAGACCCAATTTAATATTCTCTTTTCAGACCATAACCTCTCTCCAACATTTCTTTACAAACCAAACAAGGGAAATAAAAATGCAATCATCTTCCTTTTGttgaattccaaaaaaaaaaaaaaaaaaaaagtaaggcAAATTTTATTAAAGTGGAAttggaaaattaaaagttttgttGGCCCAAATACTTGTTTTACTTCCCGtagaaatttaaaaatagccagatttacaagaggtaattgaaaaatagccacaatttcaaaagtaatcgaaatttagccatttttcatgtaaagataaatctgaacgaaaacactgttcaaaatccggaaaatattccagcatattGGAACTCCagtactggagttccagtataataaaccggtccagcataatatgctggaggttcatacacatgtgctccaatcttcagtatattatgctggaactttccgcgtgttggagctccagcataatatgttggaagttcatacacaggtgcaccaatctccagtatattatgctggaccggtctatgttgcagcaaaatagtggctataactttgcaaacgctggctatttttgaattaccagtccgaaagctggctagcccgtgctatttttacagtAACAAGTCAATATTAATATCAGATTAGCTtatatttcattagttttaaCAGGACCTTCATCTTCATATCTACTGGTTTTCAACCATACTATATACTTTTGGCTTTTATTGAGATTAAAATCTGAAACAAGAAGTGATTTCATTTGGTCATGGACGTGTAAAAACACTGTGCATTAAAAAAACTTGATACAATCTCCAGCTCCCTTCATAAAGTTTACATTCTATGTCACCGCAACTGAAACTTCTCCACTCCAACTACATGAAGCAACAACATTAGGCATGATAGGATGGAAGGCGACATCGATACAAGCTCCAACATATACCTTGATCCTTCTGATGAGCTCACAAGATTTCGAGTCGTAGACATAAATGTATCCATCAGAGGAACCAGTGATTACTTTCTCACCATCCAAGCTGAAATTGCATTTTATAGGGAATCCAGAAACACTATGGCCTACATATCGCCTGTACTTATCAAGTCCAAAAGGAGGCTTGGTAGAGAAAATTGCTATGTAGTTTCCATTTGACTGTGCTATGAATTTTGGATCAGAAGGGTGGCATCTTATTGAGGGACAGGTATACGCTTCACTGTAAACCTGAAATATGTTCACAAGATTAGACTTTAAAAAAAAGAACAACACAGATTAGCATAATTTGGCATATACGCTATGACTTCCTTGAGATTGTAACTGTGGACGATTGAAGTGTGTGACATGACAAAAGACATACTTCAAGATATCTGCAGATTAACTTATATATTCACCACCAATCTATTTTGTAGTTAATCCTATCAATCCCTTACTTTCTTAACGGCCATGGATGGGCGCAATTTCTACTAAACTTAGACAAATATACAAATGAAGAATACAAAGATCGTGTATTAGAGCagagaaaaaaaagaagggaagGAGCAATAAAGAAGACGAGACTTTGTCAGAAAGAATGAGAAGATTAGAAGACAGGAGCACGGGGAAAAGGACTACGATGGTCAACTGGGTAATAGTGAACTTAGCTACAGTTAGAGAATTGGAAAGGTCATGTACGACTTCTGCACTGACTCAATACATGGCAGATCATAGCAACATGatgaatttttttcttcttttttccctaATAGGCATGCATCTGCAAAAACATACATGAACACCTTCAAACGTTTTTTTATTGTATGAGCATTTCTAACAAGCATTAAGATGATGAAAATCACTCATGAAATGCGAAGGGAAATATTATCTTGACATTTTCACCTAATGACTATATAAATCATGACATGACAAAACCTGAAGCATAAGAAAACAAATCAAAAGGCATTAATGAAGAACTTTACCTGGTTAGATAGAGGGATTTCCCGTGAGACATCCCAAACAATGACTGAATTTTCACTAATATTGCTTTTGGATACATCACTTGATGAAATTATTCGCTTTGCGTCAACTGTAAATTCAGCATCAAGGATAGGACCAAGATTTCGCACATATTGATGGACCACCTTCCCAGCTCTTATATCCCATATTTTAAGATGACCTTTCGAACCTCCAGAGAGGAAGAGATTGTAATTATCTGGATGAAATTTTACCACTCCAACAACTTGATCCTCATTGAAAACCTGAGTTTCTATTCCTTTTTCAACATCAGTCAACCTTGATGTGCTGTCATATCCACAAGAGAGCACAAATAAACCATGTTGTGACCACTTCACATCTTTGACAGCCGCATGGTGACAATTAAGGACACGTGCTTTCTTCTGATCTCTGCTCCAGACATTCCATATGCAGACAGTTTGATCCATTCCGGCAGATGCTAGAAGGTGAGCTGCATGGCGAATAGTGTACATGAACATCATGAATACACGTATGCTATTGAATCATCAAAGTACCACACATCCAAGTTATTGACCCACATCATTGTAATAAAGTGAAAATTATTGAGCTTTGTTTTCAAAGCATTCTTGGTTTTTGAATACCTAAAGCAAAAGTTTTTCTTCATGTTTTTTGAACAGAGTAAAATTAACCCATTTTTCTCCTAAGATGGCCCAAAACACTTTAGCCATTCGATTTTTCCaaaaagttttaaattttttttttacgaagTCTTGATTCATTTTGAAGTTGAGTAATTAGTTCTTTTCCTTATTGTTTTGGTTAAGGACAAGAAAGCAAGTATCTATCTGATCCTTCTTTCGGTAAAGCATCTCCCCATTTGGAAAGAGTGTCCATCTTTATTGATACCACAAGTAAATATACAAAGTGCACCAAGACCCAAACAAATATTTGGAGCAATCAATGTAAATTGATGGTCCAGTCTCATTCAAATAAATGCATAAAGTGATGCAGTACATTTCACTGTGAGGTCAAATTTGAAGGGATTTGAAAATTACAAGGGAGTTCCGAATCTATTTCAACATCAGAGGCAGGAATTTGGATAAATATGAATATGGAAAAAGGGACTAATATGAAACAAAAATCAATAGCAGTGATTCCACTTACCATGACTTGTAGACCACTGTACAGCATTAACTGATCTCGTGTGTCCATCAAGAACTACAGAGAGCCTTTCCGGCGTATGGCTCAAGTGTCCATGGACTTTAGTTTGATTTCTCAAAGCTGACAAAATATTATGTGGCAGAACTGAATCCAAAATGTTCCCTAAAACTGACGAAAAAAGACTTTACTCCATTAGGTTGCAGATAAAACTCAACTTGAATGCAGAATTCAGAGAAGAAGTGATAACTATTGCACAAAAATATCATAAATTTGCACAATAAGAGAAGTTGCCAAGAAGTTCCTAGTTGCTTTCATGTTAGTAAATCTTCATATGCCTCCTTTGACACTTTGCATGACAACTTTAGTGACATCATCTCAAAACAAAAGTCTTCCTCACAAAGACATCAATTGCAATAAAAAAGTTGATGACTTGCTTAAAAAACTTCTTTCACTAGGGTGAATGTTTGCCAAATGTCAATCACTGGGTCCAGTAAATTTTTATACTAAGCACTTTTCACACTAAAGCAGCTGTTTAGATGATGTAATATAAATCGAACTGCAAGAGAATAAAAAGCAAAAGTTTGCTAAACATATGTGATGAGTGACAAGAAGATAAGCCCATAAAGTTCACTTGTTATTTCCAATCCTACCCGTATTTAAGTAGCAAAGGGATTGCTCCGGAGTTTATTGAAGTATGACCGAATTCACAAGCCAAATTAGTCATTTTCTCAAATGGTTCTAAATTATCAGCTACCATTCCACTGTCAAGTCCACTTCCTACAAACTAGGTTTCGACAAATCCACCGCTGATTATAACTTATCTGGTTATGGTTTCCTTTTGGTTTCCATGGACAGTAGCCTCCTAACTTGGGTAGTTACTCTTATTCTTAACAAACAGCTCACCAAGGCTGGCTAGCAGCTAAGCGAATGGAGTAGTCATCTCAAGTAGATTGCTGATAGTATGCATAAGTTTTAATCTTATATACATTACAAAAGAAGCTTCGGGTTACAGGTTTCTCAAATTTTATCTGGTAACGTAATAGTGAAGCATAAAGCAATCAGCAATATAAAGGCGGCTGGTTATTTCGGGTTTCAGTTGTAATAAGCAATGATAAGTCAAGAGCAGGCACAGAGTTCCCGGAAGAGTCAGTCTTCATTCCTCAATGCATCAATCTGCCAAAAAACCATCAAAGATAATCCTCTCTTTTTCTCCCCCTCTTATATTATGCTGTTCTCCTCCACCAGGATCTGTTCAATTCCCTAGTTCCTTGGATTAAGAAATGAGCTCTTAATATGCTTCTCATCAGTAATAAACAACAGCTTGTTCTTTCACACAAAAATAAaagtgcttttttttttcttggcAGCAATTACACATTTTCAATTCATCAACTTCTATTTTGCTATGATAGTGGTATCACATCAATTTGCGAGCACTTCGACAAATCCACCTATAATCCTGTTTACCAAGGTTAGAGCAAATGAGCTCACACTTAAACTGAACTGAACCTGAATCGCTAGGCTGTAACTCCTACTCCCATGTCTCAAGCATTAAACCATCCCTATTGCAACAAATTCATCAATTTCTTCGAAATGGAAAGGATCACAGTGAACCTTTTGGGCATAAACAATATTTCGGTATTTCTTCAATATTCACAAATACtaattgttgttgtgatactaatattgtcttcctttttgcccttttgtctttttgttttttttgagccgagggtctttcggaaacagcctctatactccggaaacagcctctctactccttcgggtaggggtaaggtctgcgtacacactaccctcccagaccccattagtggaattttactgggttgttgttgttgtagtttgACTATGAGTATTTGCAAGTAATTGAACTTCAGGTAAAATACTGAATTATTGGTTTGAACTAGTATTCAAGTAAAATACTACTccctcctctatttttctttttagcCCGTCCAAAAAAGAATGATATCTTTTTATATTTAGTAACAATTTAACCCACAAATAAATTTGAAACCACAAGTTACAACTTTTTTTCTAATCACATAAATTGGGAGGGAGCGAGTATTGGTTTTCACTCACAAACCTTCAACTTTAACAAACTTTATTTTTTGACACGTGAATTGCATGTCCAAATTTTAACATCCACAAACCTGGTGAAGTATTAGGGTAAGGCGGTGTGCTGGGCTCGTCTGGAACTTTTGCAGCTGAACCCATAGCAG
This region of Nicotiana tomentosiformis chromosome 4, ASM39032v3, whole genome shotgun sequence genomic DNA includes:
- the LOC104109347 gene encoding uncharacterized protein — encoded protein: MDLLCKVYGGTSDEEDDNGGKELSRPILPPPKRAKFENFNRVNNPLPLYRSNPNTNLSAQVSLPGRYISKRERAAMGSAAKVPDEPSTPPYPNTSPVLGNILDSVLPHNILSALRNQTKVHGHLSHTPERLSVVLDGHTRSVNAVQWSTSHAHLLASAGMDQTVCIWNVWSRDQKKARVLNCHHAAVKDVKWSQHGLFVLSCGYDSTSRLTDVEKGIETQVFNEDQVVGVVKFHPDNYNLFLSGGSKGHLKIWDIRAGKVVHQYVRNLGPILDAEFTVDAKRIISSSDVSKSNISENSVIVWDVSREIPLSNQVYSEAYTCPSIRCHPSDPKFIAQSNGNYIAIFSTKPPFGLDKYRRYVGHSVSGFPIKCNFSLDGEKVITGSSDGYIYVYDSKSCELIRRIKVYVGACIDVAFHPIMPNVVASCSWSGEVSVAVT